Proteins found in one Planococcus citri chromosome 2, ihPlaCitr1.1, whole genome shotgun sequence genomic segment:
- the LOC135836745 gene encoding large ribosomal subunit protein uL18m-like isoform X2 — translation MSSASILKPVNILHLSVREYRTIYQRSKLLNITPKVYPDVKAPPGVKYNIFNRNPRNLERLRIEYKNEGWVLEKTKHTYWHRLVVKETSKGIVASVLHKDGDTVLSAGSDEWCIRKFLYNPTDKSAYVNVGRIFARRCLESGLTEMANLYEPIPGGKLELLIKEVQAGGVSLSEPPRLIYEDTFTKVKPERPWDVHE, via the exons ATGTCGTCTGCATCGATTTTGAAACCTGTGAATATTCTTCATCTGTCTGTTCGAGAATATCGAACCATATATCAAAGATCAAAGTTGTTGAACATTACGCCTAAAGTTTATCCAGATGTTAAAGCACCGCCAGGAGTAAAATACAACATCTTTAATCGTAATCCTAGAAATTTGGAACGTCTCAGAATTGAATACAAAAACGAAGGATGGGTGTTGGAAAAAACCAAGCATACCTATTGGCATAG ATTGGTCGTCAAAGAAACATCGAAAGGTATCGTAGCTTCTGTTCTTCACAAAGACGGCGATACCGTTCTGTCAGCTGGAAGCGACGAATGGTGTATTAGGAAATTCTTatacaa TCCGACAGATAAATCAGCCTACGTAAATGTTGGAAGAATATTTGCTCGACGTTGTCTCGAAAGCGGGTTGACAGAAATGGCCAATCTTTACGAACCTATTCCAGGTGGAAAA TTGGAATTATTGATAAAAGAAGTACAGGCCGGAGGAGTGAGTTTAAGTGAGCCTCCTAGACTTATATATGAAGATACTTTTACCAAAGTAAAACCGGAAAGACCCTGGGATGTTCATGaataa